From a region of the Mercurialis annua linkage group LG1-X, ddMerAnnu1.2, whole genome shotgun sequence genome:
- the LOC126655314 gene encoding uncharacterized protein LOC126655314, translated as MRCDCRDSCCSGHVNDNDESNEPTLSTKRQRTCRITDNSGSCNSKCKSTYKARVLYNDNVDPDYREFLDLEATRDNDDFSKGKSSADGVYDSTNCSDGDDNCVDSDYRKYLDLHGHDINEDDCFVDSDYEKYLALEAVDDDGNVGNGNNTKNASEEGDHADDDYVEFCFSLAAHATKEEVDDEECDVDDDYSEFLTSKGVGDGGIDY; from the coding sequence ATGAGATGCGACTGTAGAGATTCTTGTTGTTCCGGCCATGTTAATGATAACGACGAATCAAATGAACCTACATTATCAACAAAAAGGCAGAGAACGTGTCGCATCACTGATAATTCCGGTAGTTGTAATAGTAAATGTAAGAGTACATATAAAGCTAGGGTTCTATATAATGATAATGTAGATCCTGATTACCGCGAATTTCTTGATTTAGAAGCAACTCGTGATAATGATGACTTTAGTAAAGGTAAATCTAGTGCTGATGGAGTGTATGATAGTACTAATTGTAGTGATGGAGATGATAATTGTGTCGATTCTGATTAtcgaaaatatttggatttgcatGGTCATGATATTAATGAAGATGATTGTTTTGTGGATTCTGATTATGAGAAGTATCTTGCTTTAGAAGCTGTTGATGATGATGGTAATGTTGGTAATGGTAATAACACTAAGAATGCTAGTGAAGAAGGGGATCACGCGGATGATGATTATGTGGAGTTTTGCTTTTCATTAGCAGCTCATGCTACTAAGGAAGAAGTGGATGATGAAGAATGTGATGTGGACGATGACTACAGTGAGTTTTTAACTTCAAAAGGAGTTGGTGATGGTGGTATTGACTATTGA